The Anomaloglossus baeobatrachus isolate aAnoBae1 chromosome 4, aAnoBae1.hap1, whole genome shotgun sequence genome contains the following window.
TGGTCTGTGAGAAACACGCCCCCTGCACGCTATTGACTACTACCACAAAAGAAAATCATCCAATGTCTGTGACCAATCATTTTTAGAAGCTCCACCCCCCACTAACCCCGCTCTTATCCCCTCCAGGCTACACGCAGATTTGGAGCAAACGACATCGATGtaactgcagctccatctccccgcACACAGCGCTGAACAGTGCAGCTCCCGCATTATCACTACATCCCCGAGAACTGCTCCCGGCATCTACCGCCCCTTGTATATGACATCACCGCGCGAATCAATAGACAAGCACTGATCAAAGGGAAGCGATAAAGTGTATGCACAGGGGACAAGgttgtgacactgatcatacagaggGGGCAAGGTGGTGGCACAgaaacagctctgcaggacaaggtggtggcacagaaacagctctgcaggacaaggtggtggcacagaaacagctctgcaggacaaggtggtggcactgatcatacagctctgcaggacaaggtggtggcactgatcatacagctctgcaggacaaagtggtgacactgatcatacagctatgcaggacaaggtggtggcactgatcatacagctctgcaggacaaggtggtgacactgatcatacagctctgcaggacaaggtggtgacactgatcatacagctctgcaggacaaggtggtgacactgatcatacagctatgcaggacaaggtggtggcactgatcatacagctctgcaggacaaggtggtgacactgatcatacagttcTGCAGGATtaggtggtggctctgatcatacagctctgcaggacaaggtcgtgacactgatcatacagctctgcaggacaaggtgtgacactgatcatacagctctgcaggacaaggtggtggcactgatcatacagctctgcaggacaaggtggtggcactgatcatacagctctgcaggacaaggtggtggcactgatcatacagctctgcaggacaaggtggtggcactgatcatacagctctgcaggacaaggtggtgacactgatcatacagctctgcaggacaaggtggtgacactgatcatacagctctgcaggacaaggtggtgacactgatcatacagctctgcaggacaaggtggtggctctgagaagagcctttgtggtagGAGGACAGAGCGGCTCCCGCTTATTTCTTGGCCGCGGGCTTCTTGGCTTTAGTCGCCTTCTTAGCCGGACTCTTGGCAGCTTTGGGTTTTGCCGCCTTCTTAGCCGGACTCTTCGTCACCTTCCTGGGCTTTGGAGCGGCCTTCGGCTTCTTGGGGCTCTTTGCCGCTTTCTTGGCGGCTGCTGcgggcttcttggcctttttcggGCTTTTCTTGGCCGCGGCCGGAGCCTTCTTGGGCTTCTTCGGAGATTTGGCCGCTttcttggctgccggcttcttaggcttggccgcagctgctggcttcttcttgGCCGCTTTGTCCTTCGTCTCCTGCTTCTT
Protein-coding sequences here:
- the LOC142301017 gene encoding histone H1.11R-like — translated: MAETAPAAAPPPAEPAAKSKKAPKKSGAAKKSSKSSGPSASELIMKAVSASKERSGVSLAALKKLLSAGGYDVERNNSRLKLAIKALVNKGSLLQVKGSGASGSFKLNKKQETKDKAAKKKPAAAAKPKKPAAKKAAKSPKKPKKAPAAAKKSPKKAKKPAAAAKKAAKSPKKPKAAPKPRKVTKSPAKKAAKPKAAKSPAKKATKAKKPAAKK